From a single bacterium genomic region:
- a CDS encoding TonB-dependent receptor, translated as MHRISSRILPILILLFSQYSATVPLSAQSAAGLEGHVLDAQGNPLEGTHVRVEGCTSGTITNPDGSFLLTGLQPGRVILRISHVGYAPLQRQVTLSSGSRAQVEVRLQPRSVELGAVTVTATRMHDLLRNIPQPVSVIAARTLFERQPVSVPDALDAEAGLQLVRDGVWGTDIAIRGLQRANVVTLIDGVRIETATAHAAGMSLVDVSDVRRIEVLRGGSSSMYGSGATGGVVQIQTRSGGFSPVLQFAGTVESGIATVNNAADAALSVDAMAERWYLHAHGRLRAAEDTQTPDGVLRDSRFHDNSIAVAGGMRITEAQQFRVRWQRMRAEDVGIPGGASFPEFASARYPDEEREMFSAEYVIDPLGSVMQRLSLAVARQRIDRNVEIIPNPAVTLRPSAEHDMWSTQATAHLQMGSHTVRSGVDAWQRRYEGIRLREIAANNTTIADLPLPVARFRSVGLFVQDDVPLVSERLRLSAGGRLDAIHVENDEAYDLQYIIRDGVRTADPPSRSLRWPAATSDELSWSAHAGLLWQATDATALTLNLSHAFRAPSLEERYQYIELGAATYVGDPDLAAEKGSMVDLGLRLELPDAALRVNGYLRSMRDLVVDAKLSDTLYRKENVGEAVIYGFELAGEYRLFGRATAYASIEYLRGRDTGLDEDLPQMAPFGGRLGLRGNIADAVEADVFTSFAADQRDVAPGELATPGYVLLHLRLRSLPISLGGLRLQLLAGVDNLLDQSWRRHLSTLRGIIVSEPGRNFILRLRLHW; from the coding sequence ATGCACCGCATTTCCTCACGAATTCTCCCCATCCTGATTCTCCTTTTTTCCCAGTACTCAGCCACAGTTCCACTTTCGGCGCAGTCTGCCGCCGGGCTCGAAGGCCATGTCCTCGACGCACAGGGAAATCCCCTTGAAGGCACGCATGTACGTGTCGAAGGCTGTACGAGCGGAACAATCACCAATCCGGACGGAAGCTTTCTTCTGACCGGACTCCAACCGGGTCGCGTCATCCTTCGTATTTCACATGTCGGATATGCTCCCTTGCAGAGGCAGGTCACCCTTTCTTCCGGCAGCCGCGCGCAGGTGGAAGTCCGGTTGCAGCCGCGCAGCGTGGAGCTCGGTGCCGTGACGGTAACGGCTACACGTATGCATGACCTGCTGAGGAATATCCCCCAGCCTGTTTCCGTGATCGCGGCGCGGACGCTGTTCGAACGGCAGCCGGTAAGCGTTCCGGATGCGCTGGATGCCGAAGCGGGCCTTCAGCTTGTGCGGGACGGTGTGTGGGGAACGGACATCGCCATTCGCGGACTGCAGCGTGCGAACGTGGTTACGCTCATCGATGGTGTGCGCATCGAAACAGCTACCGCGCACGCAGCGGGGATGTCGCTCGTCGATGTCTCCGATGTCCGCCGCATTGAAGTACTGCGTGGCGGCTCCTCCAGCATGTACGGCAGCGGAGCGACGGGGGGAGTGGTGCAGATACAGACCAGGAGCGGCGGATTCTCGCCCGTTCTGCAGTTCGCGGGAACCGTGGAAAGCGGAATCGCCACGGTCAATAACGCTGCGGATGCTGCACTGTCGGTCGATGCGATGGCCGAACGGTGGTATCTCCATGCGCATGGCAGGCTGCGCGCAGCGGAGGATACGCAGACACCGGATGGCGTACTCCGGGATTCACGTTTTCACGACAACAGCATCGCTGTCGCGGGAGGAATGCGCATCACCGAAGCGCAGCAGTTCCGGGTTCGCTGGCAGCGCATGCGAGCGGAGGATGTCGGTATTCCCGGTGGCGCGTCTTTCCCGGAGTTTGCATCTGCCCGTTACCCCGATGAGGAGCGCGAAATGTTCTCCGCGGAGTACGTTATTGATCCCCTTGGCAGTGTCATGCAGCGGCTGTCCCTGGCCGTCGCCCGGCAGCGCATCGACCGAAACGTGGAGATTATCCCAAATCCGGCGGTCACCCTTCGTCCCTCAGCCGAACACGACATGTGGAGTACACAGGCCACGGCACATTTGCAAATGGGATCACACACTGTGCGAAGCGGCGTTGATGCCTGGCAGCGAAGGTATGAGGGAATTCGGCTGCGGGAGATCGCGGCAAACAACACAACGATCGCCGATCTGCCTCTGCCGGTAGCGCGTTTCCGATCAGTCGGACTGTTTGTGCAGGACGATGTGCCGCTGGTCAGTGAACGGCTGCGGCTCTCAGCCGGGGGACGTCTCGACGCCATCCATGTCGAAAACGACGAAGCATACGATCTGCAGTATATTATCCGGGATGGAGTACGAACGGCTGATCCTCCCTCACGATCGCTGCGCTGGCCGGCTGCAACGTCGGATGAGCTGTCATGGAGTGCGCATGCCGGGCTGCTGTGGCAGGCGACGGATGCGACTGCACTGACACTCAATCTCTCCCACGCATTTCGCGCACCATCTCTCGAAGAACGCTATCAGTATATCGAGCTCGGCGCGGCCACGTATGTGGGCGACCCTGACCTGGCGGCGGAAAAAGGCAGCATGGTTGATCTCGGACTCCGCCTGGAACTGCCGGACGCAGCCCTGCGCGTCAATGGCTATCTGCGCAGCATGCGTGATCTTGTCGTGGATGCCAAGCTGAGCGATACACTGTACAGAAAGGAAAATGTCGGTGAAGCTGTGATTTACGGCTTTGAACTGGCAGGGGAGTACCGGCTGTTCGGCCGCGCTACCGCCTACGCATCGATTGAATATCTGCGGGGACGTGATACAGGCCTTGATGAGGATCTCCCGCAGATGGCGCCGTTCGGCGGACGGCTCGGACTGCGTGGCAATATTGCCGATGCAGTCGAAGCCGATGTCTTCACGAGTTTCGCAGCCGATCAGCGTGACGTCGCTCCAGGCGAGCTGGCAACACCCGGCTATGTATTGCTTCATCTGCGGCTGCGCAGTCTGCCGATTAGCCTCGGCGGGCTGCGATTGCAGCTCCTCGCCGGAGTCGACAATCTACTTGATCAGAGTTGGCGCAGACATCTCTCCACACTGCGTGGAATCATCGTCAGCGAACCCGGCCGGAATTTCATATTGCGGCTGCGCCTGCACTGGTAA
- a CDS encoding M28 family peptidase codes for MSPTRFLAFFAACIVFPGILVAQVSQEITADELHAHVSYLASDALKGRHPSDPGALKAAEYIRSQFRDAGVRLLADDGFQHFPIIIDISAGTQSSLQIGETKAVLQKDFIPLSFSAEKSLRAGVVCVGYGFDYELDSSAWHDYHGREVDGHWVLILRGSPDEDSGDFDPFSSLRKKALVAMDHGAAGVLFASGPAFQKEDALVELNYQKQEASMDIPVLSISRALADQLLSGMSVAELEAKLNTERAPVSCETTGMVAGNAQLKRHSVDGVNVVGVIDGSDAELAGEYVIVGAHYDHLGMGGPGSGSRAPDTVAVHNGADDNASGTAAVIEISERIAAHPLPRPVLVVCFTAEEMGLLGSKYFVANPPVDLGKTVLMCNLDMVGHMKEGEKTLSIGGTGTATGLEDMVKSVVEKDGFTATMSPEGYGPSDHASFYTENIPVLFFFTGIHEDYHLPSDDTELCNFPGEKLVADLVTDIITAVATRSDALVYAEAGPKSRPPASKRFKVTLGIMPDVSGSGTEGLRADAVIDGRPASRAGMKKGDVIVAMEGKPVKDIYQYMDRLSEFKSGQRISVDVMRDGKKVVLIVEL; via the coding sequence ATGTCTCCTACACGTTTTCTCGCCTTTTTCGCCGCCTGCATCGTTTTCCCTGGCATTCTTGTCGCCCAGGTATCGCAGGAGATCACTGCGGACGAACTGCATGCGCATGTCAGCTACCTCGCTTCCGATGCGCTCAAAGGACGCCATCCCTCGGACCCGGGCGCGCTCAAGGCTGCTGAATACATCCGCAGTCAGTTTCGCGATGCCGGTGTTCGCCTGCTGGCCGACGATGGCTTCCAGCATTTCCCCATCATCATCGATATTTCCGCTGGGACACAATCGTCGCTGCAGATAGGTGAGACGAAAGCGGTGCTGCAGAAGGATTTCATCCCTCTGTCGTTTTCAGCAGAGAAGTCGCTGCGTGCCGGTGTCGTGTGTGTGGGATACGGCTTTGATTATGAGCTGGACTCGAGTGCATGGCATGACTATCACGGACGTGAAGTCGACGGGCACTGGGTGCTGATACTGCGTGGCAGTCCCGACGAAGACAGCGGCGACTTCGACCCCTTTTCCTCATTGCGGAAAAAGGCTCTTGTTGCCATGGATCACGGCGCCGCCGGCGTACTGTTCGCCTCCGGTCCGGCTTTCCAGAAAGAGGATGCGCTCGTCGAGCTGAACTACCAGAAGCAGGAAGCTTCGATGGATATTCCCGTACTCAGCATTTCGCGTGCGTTGGCGGATCAGCTGCTCAGTGGGATGAGCGTGGCGGAGCTGGAAGCGAAACTGAATACGGAACGAGCACCGGTTTCATGCGAAACCACCGGTATGGTTGCCGGGAATGCGCAGCTGAAGCGACACAGTGTGGACGGCGTTAACGTCGTCGGTGTGATCGACGGGAGCGATGCGGAACTCGCCGGTGAGTACGTTATTGTGGGAGCGCACTATGATCATCTCGGAATGGGAGGCCCCGGTTCCGGCTCGCGCGCTCCCGATACTGTCGCTGTGCACAATGGGGCGGACGATAATGCATCCGGTACAGCCGCGGTGATCGAGATCTCTGAGCGCATCGCCGCGCATCCGCTTCCGCGTCCCGTGCTCGTGGTATGCTTCACCGCCGAGGAAATGGGGCTGCTCGGGTCGAAATACTTCGTCGCCAATCCCCCGGTTGATCTCGGGAAGACCGTGCTCATGTGCAATCTTGACATGGTGGGACACATGAAGGAAGGGGAGAAAACGCTGAGTATCGGTGGAACGGGGACGGCAACGGGACTCGAAGACATGGTGAAAAGCGTGGTAGAGAAAGACGGATTTACCGCCACGATGTCGCCTGAGGGCTATGGTCCCTCTGACCACGCATCCTTTTACACGGAGAATATTCCGGTTCTCTTCTTTTTCACAGGTATTCATGAAGACTACCATCTGCCATCGGATGATACGGAACTCTGCAATTTCCCGGGCGAGAAACTCGTCGCCGATCTCGTGACAGATATCATCACTGCTGTTGCCACCCGCAGTGATGCACTGGTCTATGCGGAAGCGGGACCGAAAAGTCGTCCCCCTGCATCCAAGCGCTTCAAAGTCACGCTCGGCATCATGCCCGACGTTTCGGGAAGCGGGACCGAGGGACTCCGCGCCGATGCTGTAATCGACGGTCGTCCCGCCTCGCGCGCAGGTATGAAAAAGGGTGACGTCATCGTCGCCATGGAAGGCAAACCGGTGAAAGACATCTACCAGTACATGGATCGCCTGTCGGAATTCAAGTCCGGCCAGCGCATCAGCGTGGATGTCATGCGTGACGGAAAGAAAGTGGTGCTTATCGTCGAGCTGTAA
- a CDS encoding M28 family peptidase, with translation MKTSLSLLLLLAFTIPAFAQSGAQELPPVSIASDPDITGAELRRHIEWLASDELEGRGTGTPSIDLAAEYIAREFRRYGLEPGGENGTYFQTFEVITGAASSNNTLGVSPGGGTLQPVDTMQFMPYAFSSSTAFEGPPVFAGYGIVTPNEKTNDYEGLDVEGKVVIVRAGYPDDADPHSSVPMFASARSKELLARERNAAALLIIHDNEAKLRQLHYDGAATSSGIPVARISPSAAKQLFAAAGMSGSLEDIYAGGSRAMADADCEIRGSFNVSLVRKKTRNVLAFLPGTDDALKDKVFVVGAHYDHLGWGQEGSLYRGTEPQIHNGADDNASGTAGVLELAEYFKAHPTEHSLLFMTFSGEEMGLLGSAHFADAPTIPLEHIQAMFNLDMVGRLEKDTRRLNVQGIGTSPVWKEMVEEENDDENFDLALIQDGQGSSDHSSFYAKNIPVLFFFTGLHTDYHRPTDDADRVNYVGETEVVNYVRELVERADVLDSIPFTRVETPKEKRVARFNVYVGTIPDYAHTEGGFRITGTSPGSPAEKAGLKGGDIMIKFGETEVGNIYDYMTAMSRHSPGETVPVIVKRGDEELTLDVDLVSK, from the coding sequence ATGAAAACTTCTCTCTCTCTCCTGCTGCTGCTCGCTTTCACCATCCCCGCGTTCGCGCAGAGCGGTGCGCAGGAACTGCCGCCGGTGTCCATCGCATCGGATCCGGATATTACAGGTGCGGAGCTGCGCAGGCACATCGAATGGCTGGCTTCGGATGAACTCGAGGGACGTGGAACCGGGACGCCATCGATCGACCTCGCCGCCGAATACATCGCGCGGGAGTTTCGCAGGTACGGACTCGAACCGGGCGGGGAGAACGGGACGTATTTTCAGACGTTCGAGGTCATCACCGGTGCAGCCTCATCGAACAACACCCTGGGTGTGTCGCCGGGTGGGGGTACGCTGCAGCCTGTCGATACCATGCAGTTCATGCCGTATGCATTCTCCAGTTCAACCGCGTTCGAGGGACCACCGGTGTTCGCCGGGTATGGTATCGTCACGCCGAATGAGAAGACGAACGATTATGAAGGGCTGGATGTCGAGGGCAAGGTCGTGATCGTGCGCGCGGGATATCCGGACGATGCGGATCCGCACAGCAGTGTGCCGATGTTCGCCTCCGCGCGCAGCAAGGAGCTGCTGGCGCGTGAACGCAACGCCGCCGCGCTGCTGATCATTCACGACAACGAGGCGAAGCTCCGTCAACTGCATTACGATGGCGCAGCGACATCCTCCGGAATACCCGTTGCGCGCATCAGTCCCTCCGCGGCAAAGCAGCTTTTTGCTGCCGCGGGCATGAGCGGAAGCCTTGAGGACATATACGCGGGCGGTAGCAGGGCCATGGCGGACGCGGACTGCGAAATTCGCGGAAGCTTCAATGTCTCTCTCGTGCGGAAAAAGACGCGCAACGTACTCGCCTTTTTGCCCGGCACCGATGATGCGCTGAAAGACAAGGTGTTCGTCGTCGGCGCGCATTACGATCATCTCGGATGGGGACAGGAGGGGAGCCTTTACCGTGGCACGGAACCGCAGATTCACAATGGTGCGGATGACAACGCATCGGGAACTGCCGGAGTGCTCGAACTGGCGGAATATTTCAAGGCGCATCCGACCGAGCACAGCTTGCTGTTCATGACCTTCAGCGGTGAAGAGATGGGACTGCTCGGTTCCGCACATTTCGCGGACGCCCCGACAATCCCTCTCGAGCATATCCAGGCCATGTTCAATCTCGACATGGTGGGACGACTGGAAAAGGATACCCGGCGTCTGAACGTCCAGGGCATCGGGACCTCGCCGGTGTGGAAAGAAATGGTAGAAGAGGAAAACGATGACGAGAATTTTGATCTGGCACTTATCCAGGATGGGCAGGGGTCAAGCGATCACTCGTCCTTCTACGCAAAGAACATCCCCGTCCTGTTCTTTTTTACGGGACTGCATACGGATTACCATCGTCCCACCGACGACGCGGACCGTGTCAACTACGTGGGTGAAACGGAAGTGGTCAACTATGTGCGTGAATTGGTGGAGCGGGCGGATGTGCTCGACAGCATTCCCTTCACCCGCGTAGAGACGCCCAAGGAGAAGCGCGTCGCACGTTTCAACGTCTATGTCGGGACCATCCCTGATTACGCGCACACCGAGGGCGGCTTCAGAATTACCGGGACCAGCCCGGGGAGTCCGGCTGAAAAAGCCGGCCTGAAAGGTGGCGACATCATGATCAAATTCGGTGAAACGGAAGTGGGCAATATTTATGACTACATGACAGCGATGAGCCGTCATAGTCCCGGCGAAACCGTGCCCGTCATCGTCAAGCGCGGTGACGAGGAACTGACGCTTGACGTGGATCTGGTCAGCAAGTAA